In Chryseobacterium gleum, a single genomic region encodes these proteins:
- the sufD gene encoding Fe-S cluster assembly protein SufD codes for MALKEQIIENHNEFLESLRHRFLDDERKTALQRFNNIGFPTKKDEEYKYTNLKEITEKSYNFFPKENHNITKEQFDELHLGEENFDWIVFVNGKLHKELSKVSIENVEFLSFNYALNDEKHKEVFEKYFNTIASKEQAFTNLNLAYCKYGFFLKVPKNVVIEKPIHVFYISQNQEENTFYNTRNLLIVEEGAKVEVIESHHNFDSSYVLTNSVTEIFTYPNAKADWHKLQNDNNTTYLIDNTFAKQEKDSLTTVNTFSFGGKLVRNNLDFIHNGSNINSFMNGITIIGKDQLVDHHTAVHHNFPNCESYQNYKGIFDGNAHGVFNGKVFVDKIAQKTNAYQQNNNVLLSEGASIDTKPQLEIFADDVKCSHGCTVGQLNEDALFYLRARGISKKEAQALLLYAFANDAMQNIDIEPLKEKISKLLAEKLEVDIEF; via the coding sequence ATGGCATTAAAAGAACAAATTATAGAGAACCATAATGAGTTTTTGGAGAGTCTTCGTCACAGATTTCTGGATGATGAAAGAAAAACGGCGCTTCAAAGATTTAACAATATTGGTTTTCCCACTAAAAAAGACGAAGAATATAAATATACCAATCTAAAGGAGATCACGGAAAAAAGCTACAACTTCTTCCCGAAAGAGAACCATAATATCACTAAAGAGCAGTTTGATGAGTTGCATCTTGGAGAAGAAAATTTTGATTGGATCGTTTTTGTAAACGGCAAACTTCACAAAGAACTTTCAAAAGTTTCTATTGAAAACGTAGAGTTCCTTTCTTTCAACTACGCATTGAATGATGAGAAGCACAAAGAGGTTTTTGAAAAATACTTCAATACTATTGCGTCTAAAGAACAGGCCTTCACAAACTTAAACCTTGCTTACTGCAAATATGGTTTCTTTTTGAAAGTACCTAAAAATGTAGTCATTGAAAAGCCAATTCACGTTTTTTACATTTCCCAGAACCAGGAGGAAAATACATTTTACAATACCAGAAATCTTTTGATCGTAGAAGAAGGTGCAAAAGTAGAAGTGATTGAAAGCCATCATAATTTTGACAGCTCTTATGTATTGACCAACTCTGTTACAGAGATCTTTACTTATCCTAATGCAAAAGCTGACTGGCATAAACTTCAGAACGATAACAATACAACTTACCTTATCGATAATACTTTCGCAAAACAGGAGAAAGACAGTTTAACCACTGTAAACACATTCTCTTTCGGAGGTAAACTGGTAAGAAATAACCTTGACTTTATTCATAACGGATCGAATATCAATTCATTCATGAACGGAATCACCATCATCGGAAAAGATCAGCTGGTAGACCACCATACAGCGGTTCACCACAACTTCCCGAACTGTGAAAGCTACCAGAACTATAAAGGAATCTTCGATGGCAATGCCCACGGAGTTTTCAACGGAAAAGTTTTTGTTGATAAAATCGCTCAGAAAACAAACGCTTACCAGCAGAACAATAACGTTTTGCTAAGTGAAGGAGCGAGTATCGATACTAAACCTCAATTAGAAATCTTTGCTGATGACGTAAAATGTTCTCACGGCTGTACCGTAGGCCAATTGAATGAGGATGCATTATTCTACCTGAGAGCAAGAGGGATCTCTAAAAAAGAGGCCCAGGCATTACTTCTATATGCATTCGCAAATGATGCAATGCAGAACATTGACATAGAACCTCTGAAAGAAAAAATTTCAAAGCTGCTGGCTGAGAAACTGGAAGTTGATATAGAATTTTAA
- a CDS encoding GNAT family N-acetyltransferase — protein MLATERLILRKPAKEDFEKFFEINHDPETNVHNPAGPMSFQKAESTFTRMLEHWERYHFGSWAIAEKESPENILGFGGLSYKLYGEEEKLNLGYRFASQAWGKGYATEFTRKAIDFGLNEGNNKEIFAIVRPSNIASVKVLEKAGMINIGTLNDVPGQPESLVYRIQK, from the coding sequence ATGTTAGCTACAGAAAGATTAATTTTAAGAAAACCAGCAAAAGAAGATTTTGAAAAATTCTTTGAAATTAATCATGACCCTGAAACCAATGTTCATAATCCAGCCGGACCCATGAGTTTTCAAAAAGCAGAAAGTACATTTACCAGAATGCTTGAACACTGGGAAAGGTATCATTTCGGAAGCTGGGCAATTGCTGAAAAGGAAAGCCCTGAAAATATATTAGGTTTTGGAGGTCTGAGCTATAAACTCTACGGAGAAGAAGAAAAATTGAATTTAGGCTATCGTTTTGCTTCCCAGGCATGGGGGAAAGGATATGCCACAGAATTCACCAGGAAAGCTATAGATTTTGGGCTTAATGAGGGCAACAATAAAGAAATTTTTGCTATTGTCCGCCCCAGCAATATAGCTTCTGTTAAAGTTTTGGAAAAGGCAGGTATGATCAACATCGGGACCCTTAATGACGTTCCTGGTCAACCTGAAAGTTTAGTATATAGAATTCAAAAATAA
- a CDS encoding DUF3078 domain-containing protein: MKKLLLISSISFGALALAQETKTDAPASDTVKAWSIQGQNTLMLNQAAFSNWVGGGANNVGWLAGINYNLTYEKGKDLWENIIILGYGQNNTQGTGVRKTQDVINLSTNYGREFAKHWYFSAGAGLQTQFAPGYEDGNNPDAAKISNFMAPGYLNLGAGVTYRPNDNLTVTLRPANARWTFVLDKDLQKAGTYGLKNDGDSSLFQFGFLGTAMYKLKIMENITLLNTASVFSNYLDHPDRLVLGYSGVLSMKINKYISTNVTLDLLYDHNQIWKTQLKQTLGVGLAYNIDNGKKRSDNKDNQSWLKK; the protein is encoded by the coding sequence ATGAAAAAACTTTTATTGATCAGCTCTATCTCTTTCGGAGCTTTAGCGCTTGCTCAGGAGACTAAAACAGATGCACCGGCATCAGACACTGTGAAAGCCTGGTCTATTCAGGGACAAAATACATTAATGCTTAATCAGGCTGCCTTTTCCAACTGGGTAGGAGGTGGAGCCAACAACGTAGGATGGCTTGCCGGTATTAATTACAATCTTACTTACGAAAAAGGAAAGGATCTTTGGGAGAATATTATTATTCTGGGTTATGGACAAAATAATACTCAGGGAACAGGAGTAAGAAAAACACAGGACGTTATTAATCTTTCAACCAATTATGGTAGAGAATTTGCCAAACACTGGTATTTCTCTGCGGGTGCAGGTCTTCAGACCCAGTTTGCTCCCGGATATGAAGATGGAAATAATCCGGATGCTGCCAAAATTTCGAACTTTATGGCGCCTGGTTATTTGAATTTAGGAGCTGGTGTCACATACCGTCCCAATGATAATCTTACGGTAACCTTACGTCCGGCCAATGCCAGATGGACATTTGTTTTAGACAAAGACCTTCAGAAAGCAGGAACGTATGGTCTTAAAAATGATGGAGATTCTTCCCTTTTCCAGTTCGGTTTTTTGGGTACTGCTATGTATAAGCTGAAAATTATGGAGAACATCACCCTGTTAAATACAGCATCTGTCTTCTCAAACTACCTTGATCACCCGGACAGGCTTGTTCTCGGATATAGCGGAGTTTTAAGCATGAAGATCAATAAATACATTTCTACCAACGTTACCCTTGATCTGTTGTATGACCATAATCAGATATGGAAAACACAGTTGAAACAGACATTAGGGGTAGGTCTTGCCTATAATATAGATAATGGCAAAAAGCGTTCAGATAATAAGGACAATCAAAGCTGGTTAAAAAAATAA
- a CDS encoding rhomboid family intramembrane serine protease yields the protein MFKNVISKRAIIYPLLMLSAMWFGYFLQMQGFFQSCFGAIIPLLPEGLLGIITSPLLHGNIDHIIGNSIPIAALMFLLYQFYPLVANKVFIIGWLATGLLVWLLPPIDILTGEYMYTCTIGASGVVYVLAFFLFFSGVFKWNTKLLTISMLVVLYYGSLVWGMLPEELFYNMEEPSKISWQAHLSGAVVGSIIAFAFKNVGEKKKKFIWEFPNYYSEKDDKLWQEYKENHPEDFMELPYKKKDDIWDHLDELRKR from the coding sequence ATGTTTAAGAATGTAATTTCCAAAAGAGCGATTATATACCCGCTGCTGATGCTTTCGGCAATGTGGTTCGGGTATTTTTTACAAATGCAGGGCTTCTTTCAAAGCTGTTTTGGAGCCATTATTCCTCTTTTACCTGAGGGATTGCTTGGTATCATTACATCTCCTCTTTTACATGGAAATATTGACCATATCATAGGAAACTCCATTCCGATTGCAGCACTAATGTTTCTGCTGTATCAGTTCTATCCATTGGTCGCCAACAAGGTTTTTATTATCGGATGGCTGGCAACGGGGCTTTTGGTTTGGCTTCTTCCTCCCATTGACATTCTCACCGGAGAATATATGTATACCTGTACCATCGGAGCCAGTGGTGTGGTATATGTACTTGCTTTTTTCCTTTTTTTCAGTGGGGTATTCAAGTGGAATACGAAACTTCTGACCATTTCGATGCTTGTTGTGCTGTATTATGGAAGTTTGGTATGGGGAATGCTTCCGGAAGAGCTTTTCTACAATATGGAGGAGCCCAGTAAGATTTCATGGCAGGCACACCTTTCCGGAGCGGTAGTGGGAAGTATCATCGCCTTTGCTTTTAAAAATGTTGGCGAAAAAAAGAAAAAATTCATCTGGGAGTTCCCGAATTACTATAGTGAAAAGGATGATAAGTTGTGGCAGGAATACAAGGAAAATCATCCTGAAGATTTTATGGAGCTTCCGTACAAGAAAAAAGATGATATCTGGGATCATTTGGATGAATTGAGGAAAAGATAA
- a CDS encoding DUF3078 domain-containing protein, which yields MKKFLLILSFFVGMYASAQEELKKDSVVTDTVKYWSVIGKNTLMINQAAFSNWVGGGANNVGWLAGVNYNLTYEKDKDLWENIIILGYGQNDTKGQGIRKTQDIINVSTNYGQKFSKSWYFSMGAGFQSQFAAGYEDGNNPEAKKISNFMAPGYLNVGMGITYRPNDDLTVTLRPTNARWTFVLDKDLQTAGSYGLKNDGDTSLLQFGFLGTAIYKLKIMEDIYLTNTASVFSNYLDHPDRLVLAYGALLNLKVNKYISSNVTLDLLYDHNQIEKTQLKQTLGIGFAYTLDNGVKRSDRKDSQWWIKK from the coding sequence ATGAAGAAGTTTTTATTGATTCTTTCCTTTTTTGTAGGAATGTATGCAAGTGCTCAAGAAGAATTAAAGAAAGATTCCGTGGTGACAGACACCGTAAAATACTGGTCAGTAATAGGAAAAAACACATTGATGATTAACCAGGCTGCGTTTTCAAACTGGGTTGGAGGGGGAGCCAACAATGTAGGGTGGCTTGCCGGTGTCAATTACAATCTGACCTATGAAAAGGATAAAGACCTTTGGGAAAATATCATCATTCTTGGATATGGACAGAATGATACAAAAGGGCAGGGAATTAGAAAAACACAGGACATCATTAACGTTTCTACCAATTATGGGCAAAAATTCTCAAAAAGTTGGTATTTCTCTATGGGAGCAGGATTTCAATCACAGTTTGCTGCAGGATATGAGGATGGAAATAATCCTGAAGCAAAAAAAATATCTAATTTTATGGCACCAGGTTACCTGAATGTCGGGATGGGGATCACGTACAGACCCAATGATGATCTTACAGTCACCTTACGTCCAACCAACGCCAGATGGACGTTTGTATTGGACAAAGACCTTCAGACAGCGGGAAGCTACGGTTTAAAGAATGATGGCGATACTTCATTACTGCAATTCGGTTTTCTGGGAACGGCAATATACAAATTAAAAATCATGGAAGATATTTATCTTACCAATACAGCGTCTGTCTTCTCGAATTACCTTGACCATCCGGACAGATTGGTTCTGGCTTACGGAGCTTTGCTGAACCTGAAAGTAAACAAATATATTTCCTCTAATGTGACCTTAGATTTGCTGTACGATCATAATCAGATAGAAAAGACACAGCTGAAACAAACCTTGGGAATAGGGTTCGCTTATACGCTGGACAACGGTGTAAAACGTTCTGACCGGAAAGACAGTCAGTGGTGGATCAAAAAGTAA
- the dprA gene encoding DNA-processing protein DprA, which yields MISEEYLYAIALRECSQIGDIQFHKLVRTFGSAREAWKRAKKEYKKLEGIGQKTVSDIGNAAHLKFAEEELNFCEKNNIRIRLKHHRELPFLLNECNDAPAILYQKGELNNILPKVSIVGTRNMTEYGRLFIENFFEATQFSKYASVSGLALGVDKEVHEQSLHYRKPTIAVLAHGFQYLYPAKNRRLSEKILNEGGALITEFSSSRKPDRENFIQRNRIVAGLSPSTIVVETGFGGGSVSTASFANDYNRDVFALPGKITEVSSQGCNQLIFHNKATAISTIKDLVRLLGFNDPKEKTEELFPYSETITQLSENQNTIYQSIKDNPHISLDDLAQKIDISTHKILPIILELELLGKVKSFSGRQFIAI from the coding sequence ATGATCTCCGAAGAATACTTATATGCTATCGCCCTCCGCGAGTGCAGCCAGATTGGCGATATTCAATTTCATAAACTTGTCCGTACTTTCGGAAGCGCCCGGGAAGCATGGAAAAGAGCAAAAAAAGAGTATAAGAAGCTCGAAGGAATAGGACAAAAAACCGTTTCCGATATTGGAAATGCAGCTCATTTGAAATTCGCAGAAGAAGAATTAAATTTTTGCGAAAAAAATAATATCAGAATCAGGCTGAAACATCATAGGGAACTCCCTTTCCTGCTTAATGAATGTAATGATGCACCTGCTATTCTTTATCAAAAAGGAGAACTTAATAATATACTGCCAAAAGTAAGTATTGTAGGCACCCGGAATATGACAGAATATGGCCGGCTGTTTATTGAAAATTTCTTTGAAGCAACCCAATTTTCAAAATACGCCTCTGTAAGCGGTCTCGCTTTAGGCGTTGATAAAGAAGTTCATGAACAGTCCCTTCATTACCGGAAACCAACTATAGCGGTTCTTGCACATGGTTTTCAATATTTATATCCTGCAAAAAACAGAAGGCTTTCTGAGAAAATTTTAAATGAAGGAGGTGCACTCATAACGGAGTTCAGTTCTTCAAGAAAACCAGACCGGGAGAACTTCATTCAGAGAAACAGAATTGTTGCCGGATTATCTCCTTCTACAATCGTAGTGGAAACCGGTTTTGGCGGCGGTTCCGTAAGCACAGCATCCTTTGCCAATGATTACAACCGCGATGTTTTTGCGCTGCCTGGAAAAATTACAGAGGTGTCTAGTCAGGGATGTAATCAGTTGATTTTCCATAATAAAGCAACAGCAATTTCTACCATCAAAGATCTTGTCCGTCTATTGGGGTTTAATGATCCTAAAGAAAAAACAGAAGAGTTATTTCCTTATAGCGAGACCATTACGCAACTATCTGAAAATCAAAACACAATATATCAATCCATTAAAGACAACCCACATATTTCTTTGGATGATCTTGCACAAAAGATTGATATTTCTACTCACAAAATCTTACCGATAATTTTGGAATTGGAGCTTTTAGGGAAAGTAAAATCGTTTTCCGGGAGGCAATTCATAGCGATTTGA